A single window of Ovis aries strain OAR_USU_Benz2616 breed Rambouillet chromosome 24, ARS-UI_Ramb_v3.0, whole genome shotgun sequence DNA harbors:
- the TUFM gene encoding elongation factor Tu, mitochondrial, protein MAAATLLRATPLFSGLGAGPAPLLQGLLRQLKAPALPVLCRGLAVEAKKTYVRDKPHVNVGTIGHVDHGKTTLTAAITKILAEGGGAKFKKYEEIDNAPEERARGITINAAHVEYSTAARHYAHTDCPGHADYVKNMITGTAPLDGCILVVAANDGPMPQTREHLLLARQIGVEHVVVYVNKADAVQDSEMVELVELEIRELLTEFGYKGEETPIIVGSALCALEQRDPELGLKSVQKLLDAVDTYIPVPTRDLEKPFLLPVESVYSIPGRGTVVTGTLERGILKKGDECEFLGHSKNIRTVVTGIEMFHKSLDRAEAGDNLGALVRGLKREDLRRGLVMAKPGSIQPHQKVEAQVYILSKEEGGRHKPFVSHFMPVMFSLTWDMACRIILPPGKELAMPGEDLKLTLILRQPMILEKGQRFTLRDGNRTIGTGLVTDTPAMTEEDKNIKWS, encoded by the exons ATGGCGGCCGCTACCCTGCTGCGCGCGACGCCCCTTTTCAGCg GTCTCGGCGCCGGCCCAGCACCACTATTGCAGGGTCTTTTGCGGCAGCTGAAGGCCCCGGCATTGCCCGTCTTGTGCCGTGGCCTGGCTGTGGAGGCCAAGAAGACCTATGTACGTGACAAGCCCCATGTGAACGTGGGTACCATCGGCCATGTAGACCATGGCAAGACCACCCTCACCGCGGCCATCACGAAAA TTTTAGCGGAGGGAGGTGGGGCCAAGTTTAAGAAGTACGAAGAGATTGACAACGCCCCAGAGGAGCGAGCCCGAGGTATCACAATCAATGCGGCTCATGTGGAGTATAGCACAGCCGCCCGCCACTATGCCCACACTGACTGCCCCGGTCATGCAGATTACGTTAAG AATATGATCACAGGCACTGCCCCCCTCGATGGCTGCATCCTGGTGGTGGCAGCCAATGATGGCCCCATGCCCCAGACCCGAGAACACTTACTGCTAGCCAGACAG ATTGGTGTCGAGCATGTGGTGGTGTATGTGAATAAGGCGGACGCTGTGCAGGACTCTGAGATGGTGGAGCTGGTGGAGCTGGAGATCAGGGAACTGCTGACTGAGTTTGGCTACAAAGGGGAGGAGACTCCAATCATTGTTGGTTCTGCCCTCTGTGCCCTTGAG CAACGTGACCCTGAGCTAGGCCTGAAGTCCGTGCAGAAGCTACTGGATGCTGTGGACACATACATCCCAGTGCCCACCCGGGACCTGGAGAAGCCTTTCCTGCTGCCCGTGGAGTCAGTGTACTCGATCCCTG GCCGGGGCACAGTGGTGACAGGCACGCTCGAACGTGGCATTTTGAAGAAAGGAGACGAGTGTGAATTCCTGGGACACAGCAAGAATATTCGCACTGTGGTGACAG GCATTGAGATGTTCCACAAGAGCCTGGATAGGGCAGAGGCGGGCGACAACCTTGGGGCCCTGGTCCGAGGCTTGAAGCGGGAGGACCTGAGACGTGGCCTGGTCATGGCCAAGCCAGGTTCCATCCAGCCCCACCAGAAGGTGGAGGCACAG GTGTACATCCTCAGCAAGGAAGAGGGTGGCCGCCACAAGCCTTTTGTATCCCACTTCATGCCTGTCATGTTCTCCCTGACTTGGGACATGGCCTGTCGGATCATCTTACCTCCAGGGAAG GAGCTTGCCATGCCTGGGGAGGACCTGAAGCTCACGCTCATCTTGCGGCAGCCAATGATCTTGGAGAAAGGCCAGCGTTTCACCCTGCGGGACGGCAACCGGACCATCGGCACTGGCCTCGTCACTGACACGCCGGCCATGACCGAGGAGGACAAGAACATCAAGTGGAGTTGA